A window of Trueperaceae bacterium genomic DNA:
GCGCGAAGCACGGACGGATGGACAAGGACCTCGCGAAGTTCGTCGACGAGCTCGGCTGGAAGGCGTTCTTCCGCGAGGGCTTCCGCGCGCTCGGGGGCCGCGTCTACCGCAGCCTCGAGCCGTACAAGTACCCGACCGCCGAAAAGGCGCCCGGCCCCCCGCCCGGCGTCCCGGAGGGCGACACCGGCCTCCCCTGCATGGACCGACTCCTGGCCGACCTGGCGGCGAGCGGCTACCTGCACAACCACGGTCGCTTGTGGCTGGCGGGCTGGTGGGTGCACTACGCCGGGCACGCCTGGGAGGACGGCGAACGGTTCCTCTACCGGCGGCTGCTGGACGGCGAGCCCGGCCCGAACGCGTTGTCGTGGCAGTGGGTCGCGTCGACGTTCGGCGGCAAACCGTACGTCTTCGACGGCGCGAACCTCCGCCGGTTCGGGCTGGAGGGGTGCGACGGCGCGCCGTTCGACACCGACCGCGACACCCTCGACCGCCGCTACTTCGGGGGGTACGCCGGCGGGGGGTACGCCCGCCGGCCGAAGGAGCAACCGCGCACGGTGCGCGACGTTCCGGTCCCGCGCCTCCGGCGCGGTCCCGGCGACCGGCCGGTCGTGCTGCTGCACGCCGAACGCCTCTCCCGGCATGCCGCGGCGCTGGACGCCGCCCCGGACGCGCCGGTCGTCGTGATGCTCGACGCGCGTCGGCTCCGCGAGGAGGGCGGGACGTTCGGCCGCGTGGCGTTCGCCGCGGAGCTCGCGCTGGATCTGGTCCGCCACCTGCAGGGCGGAGGGCGCGAGGCGACGGCGTCCCTCGTGGAGGACGAGGACGCCCTCGCGGAGCGGGTGCGGGCCCTCGGGGGCGCCAGCGTCGTGACGCCGGGCTCGTGGCATCCCGGGACCTGGCGGACGTTGGCGCGCCTCGACGAACGCCTCCCGGTGTC
This region includes:
- a CDS encoding FAD-binding domain-containing protein, whose translation is MDLTLDRDHPRLGATPAALEGLYAGPASPLPGAPAARHEAAEAALAAYDVRRYASTRNHLEGNVSRLNPYVTWGVLSLREVLASVRAKHGRMDKDLAKFVDELGWKAFFREGFRALGGRVYRSLEPYKYPTAEKAPGPPPGVPEGDTGLPCMDRLLADLAASGYLHNHGRLWLAGWWVHYAGHAWEDGERFLYRRLLDGEPGPNALSWQWVASTFGGKPYVFDGANLRRFGLEGCDGAPFDTDRDTLDRRYFGGYAGGGYARRPKEQPRTVRDVPVPRLRRGPGDRPVVLLHAERLSRHAAALDAAPDAPVVVMLDARRLREEGGTFGRVAFAAELALDLVRHLQGGGREATASLVEDEDALAERVRALGGASVVTPGSWHPGTWRTLARLDERLPVSVVEDAPFARVDAPLRSFSAFWKVARPQVVGRFD